From Micrococcus porci, one genomic window encodes:
- the ilvD gene encoding dihydroxy-acid dehydratase, with amino-acid sequence MDTSAADRTPQDVVTAPDMKPRSRDVTDGMERTAARGMLRAVGLGDEDFAKPQIGIASSWNEITPCNLSLDRLAQASKDGVHAAGGFPLEFGTVSVSDGISMGHEGMHFSLVSREVIADSVETVMMAERLDGSVLLAGCDKSLPGMLMAAARLDLASVFVYAGSIMPGVARLTDGTEKQVTIIDAFEAVGACARGLMSEEDLLRIEKAIAPGEGACGGMYTANTMASIGEALGMSLPGSAAAPSADRRRDAFARRSGEAVVNMLRLGITARDVMTKPAFENAIAVTMAFGGSTNAVLHLLAIAREAGVDLQLSDFNRIADRTPHIADLKPFGQYVMTDVDRVGGVPVVMKALLDEGLLHGDTLTVTGKTLAENLAALDPDPVDGTVIRTMENALHPNGGIAILHGSLAPEGAVVKSAGFDADVFEGTARVFDRERAAMDALEEGVIQAGDVVVIRYEGPKGGPGMREMLAITGAIKGAGLGKDVLLITDGRFSGGTTGLCIGHIAPEAADGGPIGLVRDGDRIRVDIASRTLDLLVEEAELEARRTSWQPVPPKFTTGVLGKYAKLVHSAAEGAYLG; translated from the coding sequence ATGGACACCTCTGCCGCTGACCGCACCCCCCAGGACGTCGTGACCGCACCGGACATGAAGCCGCGCTCCCGCGACGTCACCGACGGCATGGAGCGCACCGCCGCCCGCGGCATGCTCCGCGCCGTGGGCCTCGGCGACGAGGACTTCGCCAAGCCGCAGATCGGCATCGCGTCCTCCTGGAACGAGATCACCCCCTGCAACCTCTCCCTGGACCGCCTGGCGCAGGCCTCCAAGGACGGCGTGCACGCGGCCGGCGGCTTCCCGCTCGAGTTCGGCACCGTGTCCGTGTCGGACGGCATCTCCATGGGCCACGAGGGCATGCACTTCTCCCTGGTGTCCCGCGAGGTCATCGCCGACTCCGTGGAGACCGTGATGATGGCCGAGCGCCTGGACGGCTCCGTGCTGCTGGCCGGCTGCGACAAGTCCCTGCCCGGCATGCTGATGGCGGCCGCCCGCCTGGACCTGGCCTCCGTGTTCGTCTACGCCGGCTCGATCATGCCCGGCGTGGCCCGCCTGACGGACGGCACCGAGAAGCAGGTGACGATCATCGACGCCTTCGAGGCGGTCGGCGCGTGCGCCCGCGGCCTGATGTCCGAGGAGGACCTGCTGCGCATCGAGAAGGCCATCGCGCCGGGCGAGGGTGCGTGCGGCGGCATGTACACGGCCAACACCATGGCCTCCATCGGCGAGGCCCTCGGCATGTCCCTGCCCGGCTCGGCCGCCGCGCCGTCCGCGGACCGCCGGCGCGACGCCTTCGCCCGCCGCTCCGGCGAGGCCGTCGTCAACATGCTCCGCCTGGGCATCACCGCGCGGGACGTCATGACCAAGCCCGCCTTCGAGAACGCCATCGCCGTGACCATGGCCTTCGGCGGCTCCACCAACGCCGTGCTGCACCTGCTGGCGATCGCCCGGGAGGCCGGCGTCGACCTGCAGCTGTCCGACTTCAACCGCATCGCGGACCGCACGCCCCACATCGCCGACCTCAAGCCGTTCGGCCAGTACGTGATGACGGACGTGGACCGCGTGGGCGGCGTCCCGGTGGTCATGAAGGCCCTCCTGGACGAGGGCCTGCTGCACGGGGACACCCTCACCGTCACCGGCAAGACCCTCGCCGAGAACCTGGCCGCGCTCGATCCGGACCCGGTGGACGGCACCGTCATCCGCACGATGGAGAACGCGCTGCACCCCAACGGCGGCATCGCGATCCTCCACGGCTCCCTGGCGCCCGAGGGCGCCGTCGTGAAGTCCGCCGGCTTCGACGCCGACGTGTTCGAGGGCACCGCCCGCGTGTTCGACCGGGAGCGCGCCGCGATGGACGCCCTCGAGGAGGGCGTGATCCAGGCCGGCGACGTCGTCGTGATCCGCTACGAGGGCCCCAAGGGCGGCCCCGGCATGCGCGAGATGCTCGCCATCACGGGCGCCATCAAGGGCGCGGGCCTGGGCAAGGATGTCCTGCTGATCACCGACGGGCGCTTCTCGGGCGGCACCACGGGCCTGTGCATCGGGCACATCGCCCCGGAGGCGGCCGACGGCGGCCCCATCGGCCTGGTGCGCGACGGCGACCGGATCCGGGTGGACATCGCCTCCCGCACCCTGGACCTGCTGGTCGAGGAGGCGGAGCTCGAGGCGCGTCGGACGTCCTGGCAGCCCGTGCCCCCGAAGTTCACCACCGGCGTGCTCGGCAAGTACGCCAAGCTCGTGCACTCCGCCGCCGAGGGCGCCTACCTGGGCTGA
- a CDS encoding acetolactate synthase large subunit, translating to MSTTPRATAPAASAGRDQRGPTRTETVEPRVPGPAAVVEPTVMNGAQGIIRSLEELGVEDVFGLPGGAILPTYDPLMDSSRIRHILVRHEQGAGHAAQGYHLAGGRVGVAIATSGPGATNLVTAIADAHMDSQSVVFITGQVSSAAIGSDAFQEADIVGITIPITKHSRLVTRAEDIPAALAEAFHIASTGRPGPVLVDVTKDAQQSEFEFSWPPRLDLPGYRPVLRGHPRQIREAARLIREARRPVLYVGGGVARGEAHEELRALAALTGAPVVTTLTARGVFPDSHPQHLGMPGMHGGVPAVAALQQADLLITLGARFDDRVTGHLPSFAPGAKVIHADVDPAEISKNRLADVPIVGSVKEIIPDLVAELGAGADLPDLAPWWATLERLRETYPLGFTAPDDGLMAPQQVISRISALSGPEAVYVAGVGQHQMWASQFVEYERPRQWLNSAGLGTMGFSVPAAMGAKVAQPQRTVWAIDGDGCFQMTNQELATCVINGIPIKVAVINNSSLGMVRQWQTLFYDQRYSNTDLNTGHGTARIPDFVKLADAYGAAGLRCEREEDLDDVIRQALEIEDRPVVVDFVVSRDAMVWPMVPAGVSNDAIQIARGMTPDWDHED from the coding sequence ATGAGCACGACCCCCCGCGCCACCGCACCGGCGGCGTCCGCCGGACGGGACCAGCGCGGTCCCACCCGCACCGAGACCGTGGAGCCCCGCGTGCCCGGGCCCGCCGCCGTCGTGGAGCCCACCGTCATGAACGGCGCCCAGGGCATCATCCGCTCGCTCGAGGAGCTGGGCGTCGAGGACGTCTTCGGCCTGCCGGGCGGCGCGATCCTCCCCACCTACGACCCCCTGATGGACTCCTCGCGGATCCGTCACATCCTGGTGCGCCACGAGCAGGGGGCCGGCCACGCCGCGCAGGGCTACCACCTCGCGGGCGGTCGCGTGGGCGTCGCCATCGCCACCTCCGGCCCCGGCGCCACCAACCTGGTCACCGCCATCGCGGACGCGCACATGGACTCCCAGTCCGTCGTGTTCATCACCGGCCAGGTGAGCTCCGCGGCCATCGGCTCGGACGCCTTCCAGGAGGCGGACATCGTGGGCATCACGATCCCCATCACCAAGCATTCCCGCCTGGTGACCCGCGCCGAGGACATTCCCGCCGCGCTCGCCGAGGCCTTCCACATCGCCTCCACCGGCCGGCCCGGGCCCGTGCTCGTGGACGTCACCAAGGACGCCCAGCAGTCCGAGTTCGAGTTCTCCTGGCCGCCGAGGCTGGACCTGCCCGGATACCGCCCGGTGCTGCGCGGGCACCCCCGCCAGATCCGCGAGGCCGCGCGCCTGATCCGCGAGGCCCGGCGTCCCGTGCTCTATGTGGGCGGCGGCGTCGCGCGCGGCGAGGCGCACGAGGAGCTGCGCGCGCTCGCCGCGCTCACCGGCGCCCCCGTGGTCACCACGCTGACGGCCCGCGGCGTCTTCCCGGACTCGCACCCGCAGCACCTGGGCATGCCCGGCATGCACGGCGGGGTGCCCGCCGTGGCCGCGCTCCAGCAGGCCGACCTGCTGATCACCCTCGGCGCCCGCTTCGACGACCGCGTCACCGGCCACCTGCCCTCCTTCGCACCCGGCGCCAAGGTGATCCACGCGGACGTCGACCCCGCCGAGATCTCCAAGAACCGCCTGGCGGACGTGCCGATCGTCGGCTCGGTGAAGGAGATCATCCCGGACCTCGTCGCCGAGCTCGGCGCCGGTGCGGACCTGCCCGACCTCGCTCCGTGGTGGGCCACCCTGGAGCGCCTGCGGGAGACCTATCCGCTGGGCTTCACCGCCCCTGACGACGGCCTCATGGCGCCGCAGCAGGTCATCTCCCGGATCTCCGCGCTCTCCGGCCCGGAGGCCGTGTACGTGGCCGGCGTGGGCCAGCACCAGATGTGGGCCAGCCAGTTCGTGGAGTACGAGCGCCCCCGCCAGTGGCTGAACTCCGCGGGCCTGGGCACCATGGGCTTCTCCGTGCCCGCGGCCATGGGGGCCAAGGTGGCCCAGCCGCAGCGCACCGTGTGGGCCATCGACGGCGACGGCTGCTTCCAGATGACCAACCAGGAGCTGGCCACCTGCGTGATCAACGGCATCCCGATCAAGGTCGCCGTGATCAACAACTCCTCGCTCGGCATGGTCCGTCAGTGGCAGACGCTGTTCTACGACCAGCGGTACTCCAACACGGACCTGAACACCGGCCACGGCACCGCCCGGATCCCGGACTTCGTCAAGCTGGCCGACGCCTACGGCGCCGCCGGCCTGCGCTGCGAGCGCGAGGAGGACCTGGACGACGTCATCCGCCAGGCCCTGGAGATCGAGGACCGGCCCGTCGTCGTCGACTTCGTGGTCTCGCGCGACGCCATGGTGTGGCCGATGGTGCCCGCCGGCGTCAGCAACGACGCCATCCAGATCGCCCGCGGCATGACGCCGGACTGGGACCACGAGGACTGA
- the metG gene encoding methionine--tRNA ligase, whose product MTDTRAPYYVTTAIHYPNGEPHIGHAYEVVGADALARFMRLDGRDVFFLTGTDEHGQKMAQTAERLGVTPMELATRNSAAFKAMDDEVLGVSYDRFIRTTDEDHHRASQEIWRRMEANGDVYLDRYAGWYSVRDERFFDEDETEVREDGQRYAAETGTEVTWTEEESWFFRLSKYQEPLLALYRDDPEFAAPRSRFNEVIRFVEGGLEDLSISRTSFDWGIDVPAPADGAASDAHHVMYVWVDALTNYLTGVGFPDESSESFRRFWPADVHVIGKDISRFHCVFWPAFLMSAGIELPKRVMIHGFLNNNGEKMSKSLGNVVAPRDWVARYGLDAVRFFLLREFPFGADGSYSHEAVVGRKNADLANNLGNLAQRSLSMVAKNCGGGVPEPGSLTEADTAVLAQVDALLEHSRAAYTVQDFHGALEETWRVLGEVNAYFADQAPWVLKKTDEPRMRTVLYVTLQAVRRVALLVQPVMPASSSRLLDLLGVPAEGDAGATAASNAGPRSFAAFGEDLMPGTALPRPEGVFPRHEDPAEG is encoded by the coding sequence GTGACTGACACCCGCGCCCCGTACTACGTGACCACGGCCATCCACTACCCGAACGGCGAGCCGCACATCGGCCACGCCTACGAGGTGGTGGGGGCGGACGCGCTGGCGCGCTTCATGCGCCTCGATGGCCGCGACGTGTTCTTCCTGACGGGCACGGACGAGCACGGCCAGAAGATGGCCCAGACCGCGGAGCGGCTCGGCGTCACGCCGATGGAGCTGGCCACCCGCAACTCCGCCGCCTTCAAGGCCATGGACGACGAGGTGCTCGGCGTCTCCTACGACCGGTTCATCCGCACCACGGACGAGGACCACCACCGTGCCTCCCAGGAGATCTGGCGCCGCATGGAGGCCAACGGGGACGTCTACCTGGACCGCTACGCCGGCTGGTACTCCGTGCGCGACGAGCGCTTCTTCGACGAGGACGAGACCGAGGTCCGCGAGGACGGCCAGCGGTACGCCGCCGAGACCGGCACCGAGGTCACCTGGACGGAGGAGGAGTCCTGGTTCTTCCGGCTCTCGAAGTACCAGGAGCCGCTGCTGGCCCTGTACCGGGACGACCCGGAGTTCGCCGCCCCGCGCTCGCGGTTCAACGAGGTCATCCGCTTCGTCGAGGGCGGCCTGGAGGACCTCTCCATCTCCCGCACCAGCTTCGATTGGGGCATCGACGTCCCCGCGCCGGCGGACGGCGCCGCCTCGGACGCCCACCACGTGATGTACGTGTGGGTGGACGCGCTGACGAACTACCTCACCGGCGTCGGCTTCCCGGACGAGTCCTCCGAGTCGTTCCGGCGGTTCTGGCCCGCTGACGTCCACGTGATCGGCAAGGACATCTCCCGGTTCCACTGCGTGTTCTGGCCCGCGTTCCTCATGTCCGCGGGGATCGAGCTGCCGAAGCGTGTGATGATCCACGGCTTCCTGAACAACAACGGCGAGAAGATGTCCAAGTCCCTGGGCAACGTGGTGGCCCCGCGGGACTGGGTGGCCCGCTACGGCCTCGACGCCGTGCGCTTCTTCCTGCTGCGCGAGTTCCCGTTCGGCGCGGACGGCTCCTACAGCCACGAGGCCGTCGTCGGGCGTAAGAACGCGGACCTGGCCAACAACCTGGGCAACCTGGCCCAGCGCTCGCTGTCCATGGTGGCGAAGAACTGCGGTGGCGGCGTCCCCGAGCCGGGTTCGCTCACCGAGGCGGACACCGCCGTCCTGGCGCAGGTGGACGCCCTGCTGGAGCACTCCCGTGCCGCCTACACGGTGCAGGACTTCCACGGGGCCCTGGAGGAGACCTGGCGCGTGCTCGGCGAGGTCAACGCGTACTTCGCGGACCAGGCGCCCTGGGTGCTGAAGAAGACGGACGAGCCGCGCATGCGCACCGTCCTGTACGTGACGCTGCAGGCCGTGCGCCGCGTCGCGCTGCTGGTGCAGCCGGTCATGCCGGCCTCGTCGTCCCGCCTGCTGGACCTGCTGGGCGTGCCCGCCGAGGGCGACGCCGGCGCCACCGCCGCCTCGAACGCCGGCCCGCGCTCCTTCGCGGCGTTCGGCGAGGACCTGATGCCCGGCACGGCCCTGCCCAGGCCCGAGGGTGTGTTCCCCCGCCACGAGGACCCGGCCGAGGGCTGA
- the ilvC gene encoding ketol-acid reductoisomerase gives MTAQKFYDDDADLSIIQGRTVAVIGYGSQGHAHSLSLRDSGVDVRIGLAEGSKSRAKAEAEGLRVVDVATAAAEADLIMILTPDQVQADVYDEHIAPNLQEGDALFFAHGFNVRFGYIQAPEGVDVALVAPKGPGHVVRREFEAGRGVPALIAVEQDASGQAEALALSYAKAIGGTRAGVIKTTFTEETESDLFGEQAVLCGGASQLIQYGFEVLTEAGYQPEIAYFEVLHELKLIVDLMVEGGIAKQRWSISDTAEFGDYVSGPRVITPEVKDHMKEVLADIQNGAFAKHFMDDQKAGAPEFTELRAKGESHPIEKTGRELRQMFSWLKDTDDDYTEGTAAR, from the coding sequence ATGACCGCCCAGAAGTTCTACGACGACGACGCCGACCTCTCGATCATCCAGGGCCGCACCGTGGCCGTGATCGGCTACGGCTCCCAGGGCCACGCCCACTCGCTCTCGCTGCGTGACTCCGGCGTGGACGTCCGCATCGGACTGGCGGAGGGCTCGAAGTCCCGCGCCAAGGCGGAGGCCGAGGGCCTGCGCGTCGTGGACGTGGCCACCGCCGCCGCGGAGGCCGACCTCATCATGATCCTCACCCCGGACCAGGTGCAGGCCGACGTGTACGACGAGCACATCGCCCCGAACCTGCAGGAGGGCGACGCCCTGTTCTTCGCGCACGGCTTCAACGTGCGCTTCGGCTACATCCAGGCCCCCGAGGGCGTGGACGTGGCCCTGGTCGCCCCGAAAGGGCCGGGCCACGTGGTGCGCCGCGAGTTCGAGGCCGGCCGCGGCGTGCCCGCCCTGATCGCCGTCGAGCAGGACGCCTCCGGCCAGGCCGAGGCTCTCGCCCTCTCCTACGCCAAGGCCATCGGCGGCACCCGCGCCGGCGTCATCAAGACGACCTTCACCGAGGAGACCGAGTCGGACCTCTTCGGCGAGCAGGCCGTGCTCTGCGGCGGCGCCTCCCAGCTGATCCAGTACGGCTTCGAGGTCCTCACCGAAGCCGGCTACCAGCCGGAGATCGCGTACTTCGAGGTGCTGCACGAGCTCAAGCTGATCGTGGACCTCATGGTGGAGGGCGGCATCGCCAAGCAGCGCTGGTCCATCTCGGACACCGCCGAGTTCGGCGACTACGTCTCCGGCCCGCGCGTGATCACCCCCGAGGTGAAGGACCACATGAAGGAGGTCCTCGCGGACATCCAGAACGGCGCCTTCGCGAAGCACTTCATGGACGACCAGAAGGCCGGCGCCCCGGAGTTCACGGAGCTGCGCGCCAAGGGCGAGTCCCACCCGATCGAGAAGACCGGTCGCGAGCTGCGCCAGATGTTCTCGTGGCTGAAGGACACCGACGACGACTACACCGAGGGCACCGCCGCCCGCTGA
- the bcp gene encoding thioredoxin-dependent thiol peroxidase encodes MTENTAAPARLSPGDVAPEFTLQDQDGRPVSLRDSAGKSTIVYFYPAASTPGCTTQACDFRDSLASLTAAGYRVLGISPDPIGKIIRFAQNEGLTFSLLSDEDHAVAAAYGAWGEKKNYGRTSEGLIRSTVVVGPDGKVTLAQYNVKATGHVARLRRELGLDD; translated from the coding sequence ATGACCGAGAACACCGCCGCCCCCGCCCGTCTCTCCCCCGGCGACGTCGCCCCCGAGTTCACGCTGCAGGACCAGGACGGCCGCCCCGTCTCCCTGCGGGACTCGGCGGGCAAGTCCACGATCGTGTACTTCTACCCGGCCGCCTCCACCCCCGGGTGTACCACGCAGGCCTGCGACTTCCGCGACAGCCTGGCCTCGCTGACGGCCGCCGGCTACCGCGTGCTCGGGATCTCCCCCGACCCCATCGGCAAGATCATCCGCTTCGCCCAGAACGAGGGCCTGACCTTCTCCCTGCTCTCCGACGAGGACCACGCCGTGGCCGCCGCCTACGGCGCGTGGGGCGAGAAGAAGAACTACGGCCGCACCTCCGAGGGGCTGATCCGCTCGACCGTCGTCGTCGGACCCGACGGGAAGGTCACCCTGGCCCAGTACAACGTGAAGGCCACCGGCCACGTGGCGCGCCTGCGCCGCGAGCTCGGCCTCGACGACTGA
- the serA gene encoding phosphoglycerate dehydrogenase produces MSAAKPVVLIAEELSPATVEALGPDFEIRHTDGADRARLLADLPGVDAVLIRSATTMDAEAIAVAKDLKVIARAGVGLDNVEVPAATAAGVMVVNAPTSNIVSAAELTCGHILSVARNIAPANRALKAGEWKRSKYAGVELFEKKLGVIGLGRIGALVAERMKAFGMEILAYDPYISAARAQQLGATLLDLDELLAQSDFITVHMPKTPETVGMISDAQFATMKDTAFIVNVARGGLIDEDALDRALESGAIAGAGVDVFSSEPATDLAFFRHDTAVVTPHLGASTAEAQEKAGVAVAKSVRLALAGELVPDAVNVAGGVIHEDVRPGLPLAEKLARVLRALAGERSLASVDVEVAGEIAVHDVKALRLAALKGVFTDVVSDQVSYVNAPVLAEQRGVGGQLTTAAEAGSYRNTVTVAAVTDEGERLSVTGTLTGPKQVEKLVGVGRHEMEVALAEHMLLFRYADRPGVVGVLGQSLGEQGVNIAGMDVSRDEQGSALAVLTLDAALAPGTAPTLAAAIDADRAAEVNLAD; encoded by the coding sequence GTGAGCGCCGCGAAGCCCGTCGTCCTGATCGCCGAAGAACTCTCCCCCGCCACCGTCGAGGCCCTGGGCCCCGACTTCGAGATCCGCCACACCGACGGCGCCGACCGCGCCCGCCTGCTGGCCGACCTCCCGGGCGTGGACGCCGTCCTGATCCGCTCGGCCACGACGATGGACGCCGAGGCCATCGCCGTGGCGAAGGACCTCAAGGTCATCGCCCGCGCGGGCGTCGGCCTGGACAACGTGGAGGTCCCCGCGGCCACGGCCGCCGGCGTCATGGTGGTCAACGCCCCGACCTCCAACATCGTCTCCGCCGCGGAGCTGACCTGCGGCCACATCCTGTCCGTGGCACGCAACATCGCCCCGGCCAACCGGGCCCTGAAGGCGGGGGAGTGGAAGCGCTCCAAGTACGCCGGCGTCGAGCTGTTCGAGAAGAAGCTCGGCGTGATCGGCCTGGGACGCATCGGCGCCCTCGTGGCCGAGCGGATGAAGGCCTTCGGCATGGAGATCCTGGCCTACGACCCGTACATCAGCGCGGCCCGCGCCCAGCAGCTCGGCGCCACCCTCCTGGACCTGGACGAGCTGCTCGCCCAGTCCGACTTCATCACCGTCCACATGCCCAAGACCCCGGAGACCGTGGGCATGATCTCCGACGCCCAGTTCGCGACCATGAAGGACACCGCCTTCATCGTGAACGTGGCCCGCGGCGGATTGATCGACGAGGACGCCCTGGACCGCGCCCTCGAGTCCGGGGCCATCGCCGGCGCCGGCGTGGACGTGTTCTCCTCCGAGCCCGCCACGGACCTCGCGTTCTTCCGCCACGACACCGCCGTGGTCACCCCCCACCTCGGCGCCTCCACCGCGGAGGCCCAGGAGAAGGCGGGCGTCGCCGTCGCCAAGTCGGTGCGCCTGGCCCTGGCCGGCGAGCTCGTGCCCGACGCCGTGAACGTCGCCGGCGGCGTCATCCACGAGGACGTGCGCCCCGGCCTGCCGCTGGCCGAGAAGCTCGCCCGCGTGCTGCGCGCCCTCGCCGGCGAGCGCTCCCTGGCCTCCGTGGACGTCGAGGTGGCCGGTGAGATCGCCGTCCACGACGTGAAGGCCCTGCGCCTGGCCGCCCTCAAGGGCGTGTTCACCGACGTCGTCTCCGACCAGGTCTCCTACGTCAACGCCCCCGTGCTGGCGGAGCAGCGCGGCGTCGGCGGCCAGCTGACCACCGCCGCCGAGGCGGGCTCCTACCGCAACACCGTGACCGTGGCCGCGGTGACGGACGAGGGCGAGCGCCTGAGCGTCACCGGCACGCTGACGGGCCCCAAGCAGGTGGAGAAGCTCGTGGGCGTCGGCCGCCACGAGATGGAGGTCGCCCTCGCCGAGCACATGCTCCTCTTCCGCTACGCCGACCGCCCGGGCGTGGTGGGCGTGCTGGGCCAGTCCCTCGGCGAGCAGGGCGTGAACATCGCCGGTATGGACGTCTCGCGCGACGAGCAGGGCTCCGCCCTGGCCGTGCTCACCCTCGACGCCGCCCTCGCCCCCGGCACCGCGCCCACCCTGGCCGCGGCCATCGACGCCGACCGCGCCGCCGAGGTCAACCTGGCCGACTGA
- the ilvN gene encoding acetolactate synthase small subunit: MERHTLSVLVEDVPGTLTRVAGLFARRAFNIHSLAVGVTQVPGISRMTVVVDADAHLLEQVTKQLNKLINVIKVVELAGDSSVQRDHLLVKVRADASTRGQVVQAADLFRAHVVDVAPDSLTFEATGTREKLEAFLEMMEPHGIRELVRSGTLALARGPRSMTDRALAR; encoded by the coding sequence ATGGAACGACACACCCTGTCCGTGCTCGTCGAGGACGTGCCCGGCACCCTGACCCGGGTGGCCGGCTTGTTCGCCCGACGCGCCTTCAACATCCACTCCCTGGCCGTGGGCGTCACCCAGGTCCCCGGGATCTCCCGGATGACCGTGGTGGTGGACGCCGACGCCCACCTGCTCGAGCAGGTCACCAAGCAGCTGAACAAGCTGATCAACGTGATCAAGGTGGTGGAGCTGGCCGGCGACTCGTCGGTGCAGCGCGACCACCTGCTCGTGAAGGTGCGGGCCGACGCGTCCACCCGTGGTCAGGTGGTCCAGGCCGCCGACCTGTTCCGCGCGCACGTGGTGGACGTGGCGCCGGACTCCCTCACCTTCGAGGCCACGGGCACCCGGGAGAAGCTCGAGGCGTTCCTCGAGATGATGGAGCCCCACGGCATCCGCGAGCTCGTCCGCTCCGGCACCCTCGCGCTGGCCCGCGGCCCGCGCTCCATGACCGACCGGGCGCTGGCGCGCTGA
- a CDS encoding 3-isopropylmalate dehydrogenase, with protein sequence MTESTRTSAAPLDIAVIGGDGIGPEVTDQAVAVLEAALAAEGRPAPRLTPYALGAEHWLATGEALTDETLEALRGHEAILFGAVGAAPGDQRIPSGLIERGILLRLRFELDHGVNLRPSRLYPGTTSPLAEPGEIAFTVVREGTEGPYVGNGGAIRTGTEHEIATEVSVNTAHGVRRVVRDAFRRASATERRRLTLVHKHNVLVHAGHLWRRTVEEVAAEFPEVAHDYMHVDAATIVMTTDPARFDVIVTDNLFGDILTDLAGAVTGGIGLAASANINVERTAPSMFEPVHGSAPDIAGQGIADPVAAILSAGLLLEHVGERAAADRIDRAVWAHLAERGPQRGSTAEVGVDVVRRVRESSAA encoded by the coding sequence ATGACCGAGAGCACGCGCACCTCCGCAGCACCCCTGGACATCGCCGTCATCGGCGGCGACGGCATCGGCCCCGAGGTCACGGACCAGGCCGTGGCCGTGCTCGAGGCCGCGCTCGCGGCCGAGGGCCGTCCTGCCCCGCGGCTGACGCCGTACGCCCTGGGCGCCGAGCACTGGCTCGCCACAGGCGAGGCTCTGACCGACGAGACCCTCGAGGCCCTGCGCGGGCACGAGGCGATCCTCTTCGGCGCGGTCGGTGCGGCCCCCGGCGACCAGCGCATCCCCTCCGGGCTGATCGAGCGCGGGATCCTGCTGCGCCTGCGCTTCGAGCTGGACCACGGCGTGAACCTTCGCCCGTCCCGCCTGTACCCGGGGACCACGAGCCCCCTGGCGGAGCCCGGCGAGATCGCCTTCACCGTGGTCCGCGAGGGCACCGAGGGGCCGTACGTCGGCAACGGCGGCGCCATCCGCACCGGCACCGAGCACGAGATCGCCACCGAGGTCTCCGTGAACACCGCCCACGGCGTGCGCCGAGTGGTCCGCGACGCCTTCCGCCGCGCCTCCGCCACCGAGCGGAGGCGCCTCACCCTGGTGCACAAGCACAACGTGCTGGTCCACGCCGGGCACCTGTGGCGGCGGACGGTGGAGGAGGTCGCCGCCGAGTTCCCCGAGGTCGCCCACGACTACATGCACGTGGACGCCGCCACCATCGTGATGACCACGGACCCGGCCCGGTTCGACGTGATCGTCACCGACAACCTGTTCGGCGACATCCTCACCGACCTCGCCGGCGCCGTCACCGGCGGCATCGGCCTGGCCGCCTCCGCGAACATCAACGTGGAGCGCACCGCCCCCTCGATGTTCGAGCCCGTGCACGGCTCCGCCCCGGACATCGCCGGACAGGGGATCGCCGACCCGGTCGCCGCGATCCTCTCCGCCGGCCTCCTGCTGGAGCACGTCGGCGAGCGGGCCGCCGCGGATCGCATCGACCGCGCGGTCTGGGCCCACCTGGCTGAGCGCGGCCCGCAGCGCGGCTCCACCGCGGAGGTGGGCGTCGACGTCGTCCGCCGCGTCCGGGAGTCCTCCGCAGCCTGA